One genomic window of Malaciobacter molluscorum LMG 25693 includes the following:
- a CDS encoding GNAT family N-acetyltransferase, whose protein sequence is MNNIFLESNNIYLRALCLEDAETNYVNWLNDKEVCKFNAHHRFVNTKEKTIEYISRINSSKDCLVLAICCKEDNIHIGNVSIQSINYIDSNAEFAIVMGETNYQGKGFAYEASKLIINHAFNSLNLHRIYCGTSSENISMQKLAIKLGMKEEGTLKQAIFKNGQYIDIKLYGIINQK, encoded by the coding sequence ATGAATAATATATTTTTAGAATCAAATAATATATATTTAAGAGCTCTTTGTTTAGAAGATGCAGAAACAAATTATGTAAATTGGTTAAATGATAAAGAAGTATGTAAGTTCAACGCACATCATAGATTTGTAAATACAAAAGAAAAAACTATAGAGTATATTTCAAGGATAAATTCATCTAAAGATTGTTTAGTTTTGGCGATTTGTTGTAAAGAAGATAATATTCATATAGGAAATGTGAGTATTCAAAGTATAAACTATATAGATTCAAATGCAGAGTTTGCAATAGTTATGGGTGAAACAAATTATCAAGGAAAAGGTTTTGCCTATGAAGCCTCAAAATTAATAATAAATCATGCATTTAACAGTTTAAATCTTCATAGAATTTATTGTGGAACAAGTAGTGAAAATATTTCAATGCAAAAGCTTGCAATAAAGTTAGGAATGAAAGAAGAGGGTACTTTGAAACAAGCAATTTTTAAAAATGGTCAATACATAGATATTAAATTATATGGAATCATAAATCAAAAGTAG
- a CDS encoding DegT/DnrJ/EryC1/StrS family aminotransferase, translated as MPNLAINGGNKVRKELFGRYNNIDQKEIDEVVKVMKKGVLSKYLGAWHEDFYGGEKVQEFEQAWSEYFDVKHSISVNSNSSGLITALGACGIGLGDEVIVSPYSMSISATAPLFWNATPVFCDLEPNSYSFCIDSLKKAITKNTKVIVVVHIFGCPSNMKEIMQVAKENNLYVIEDCAQAPGAKYDDKFVGTIGDIGVFSLNYHKHIHTGEGGVCTTNNDALANKMQLIRNHAESVVENKGETEFENMLGFNFRLTEIQAAIGIEQLKKLNSELKIRQQYAKMYDEALSKYPFIKITRLENRTHSYYVQAFQFIEDIAKVSRDKFINAVKAELEVVEGRENEGVPIGQGYVKPIYMLPMFQNKIAYNKRNFAFKEEINYEKGTCPNVEKFHFHTLWTHDLTRSPFTKEDVNDIINAYVKVCENLDELR; from the coding sequence ATGCCTAATTTAGCTATTAATGGTGGGAATAAAGTAAGAAAAGAGCTATTTGGAAGATATAATAATATTGATCAAAAAGAGATAGATGAAGTTGTAAAAGTTATGAAAAAAGGTGTTTTATCAAAATATTTAGGTGCATGGCATGAGGACTTTTATGGGGGAGAAAAAGTTCAAGAGTTTGAACAAGCTTGGAGTGAGTATTTTGATGTAAAACACTCAATTTCAGTAAATTCAAATAGTTCAGGATTAATAACTGCACTTGGTGCTTGTGGGATTGGTCTTGGTGATGAGGTTATTGTTTCACCTTATTCTATGTCTATATCTGCAACTGCTCCATTGTTTTGGAATGCAACACCTGTATTTTGTGATTTAGAACCAAATAGTTATTCTTTTTGTATTGATTCTTTAAAAAAGGCAATAACAAAAAATACAAAAGTGATAGTGGTTGTTCATATTTTTGGCTGTCCTTCAAATATGAAAGAGATAATGCAAGTAGCAAAAGAGAATAATCTTTATGTTATAGAAGATTGTGCACAAGCACCAGGTGCAAAATATGATGATAAATTTGTTGGAACAATAGGTGATATTGGAGTTTTTAGTTTAAACTATCATAAGCATATTCATACAGGTGAGGGTGGAGTTTGCACAACAAATAATGATGCTTTGGCTAATAAAATGCAATTAATAAGAAATCATGCAGAATCAGTAGTTGAAAATAAAGGTGAAACTGAATTTGAGAATATGTTAGGATTTAATTTTAGACTTACAGAAATTCAAGCAGCAATAGGAATAGAGCAGTTAAAAAAACTTAATAGTGAATTAAAAATTAGACAACAATATGCAAAAATGTATGATGAAGCATTAAGTAAATATCCTTTTATAAAAATTACTAGATTAGAAAATAGAACGCACTCTTATTATGTACAAGCTTTTCAATTTATAGAAGATATTGCAAAAGTTTCAAGAGATAAATTTATTAATGCAGTAAAAGCAGAATTGGAAGTTGTAGAAGGTAGAGAAAATGAAGGGGTACCAATAGGCCAAGGTTATGTGAAACCTATTTATATGTTACCTATGTTTCAAAATAAAATTGCATATAATAAAAGAAATTTTGCATTTAAAGAAGAAATTAATTATGAGAAAGGAACTTGTCCAAATGTAGAGAAATTTCATTTTCATACTTTATGGACACATGATCTTACTAGAAGTCCTTTCACAAAAGAAGATGTAAATGATATAATAAATGCTTATGTAAAAGTATGTGAAAACTTAGATGAACTTAGATAA
- a CDS encoding Gfo/Idh/MocA family protein: MLNVAVIGIGNISLLFDYDKDINSANSHIKAIYLHKEFNLKYIADIDDTNLSKVQKLFSDVVFYNDYKKLIDKKDIDILVIATPTNMHFEVLSSFINCNHIKKFLVEKPLFSIKDEYETLDSFFKDKIVVNYIRRFQKPIKNLKENIENKSLKNLQKITLNYVKGLKNNGSHFIDLINYLFSNPKIEDVKILDETIGFNNEDKSYDIFFKIKYNNKLIPVYFIALDHTKYNIIELNLYFANQVVSYINSEQTIFYKNIVEKKEFKGYKFINKVANKEDTISNKLIYNVYDEIFLQLNGQKDNCASFENELKNLEFLTKILNSKE; this comes from the coding sequence ATGTTAAATGTTGCAGTAATTGGAATAGGAAATATCTCTTTACTTTTTGATTATGATAAAGATATAAATAGTGCAAACTCTCATATAAAAGCTATATATTTGCACAAAGAGTTTAATTTAAAATATATAGCAGATATAGATGATACAAATTTATCAAAAGTTCAAAAACTTTTTTCTGATGTGGTTTTTTATAATGATTATAAAAAACTTATTGATAAAAAAGATATTGACATTTTAGTTATTGCTACTCCTACAAATATGCATTTTGAAGTTTTAAGTAGTTTCATAAATTGCAATCATATTAAAAAATTTTTAGTGGAAAAACCACTTTTTTCAATTAAAGATGAGTATGAGACTTTAGACTCTTTTTTTAAAGATAAAATAGTAGTAAACTATATAAGAAGATTTCAAAAACCAATAAAAAATTTAAAAGAGAATATAGAAAATAAGAGTTTAAAAAATTTACAAAAAATAACACTTAATTATGTAAAAGGTTTGAAAAATAATGGTTCACATTTTATTGATTTGATTAATTATCTATTTTCAAATCCAAAAATAGAAGATGTAAAAATACTTGATGAAACTATTGGCTTTAATAATGAAGATAAATCTTATGATATATTTTTTAAAATAAAATATAATAACAAATTAATACCTGTATATTTTATTGCTTTAGATCATACTAAATATAATATTATAGAACTAAACTTATATTTTGCAAATCAAGTAGTAAGTTATATAAATAGTGAACAAACAATTTTTTATAAAAATATAGTTGAAAAAAAAGAGTTTAAAGGTTATAAGTTTATTAATAAAGTAGCCAATAAAGAAGATACAATATCAAATAAACTAATTTATAATGTATATGATGAGATATTTTTACAATTAAATGGACAAAAAGATAATTGTGCTTCTTTTGAAAATGAGTTAAAAAATTTAGAATTTTTAACTAAAATATTAAATAGTAAGGAATAA
- a CDS encoding cytidylyltransferase domain-containing protein — protein MKINVSIEARMTSSRLPKKVLKPLGNSTVLEVMINRVLKCELVDEIIVATTTNKDDDAIIKLCEKKGIKHFRGSEDNVFQRVLQAHQKFNTDVIVELTGDCPFIDPKLIDEAIKIYLDNDYEYVSNSIKSTFPIGMAIQVYSLKSLENIKKYGLNSMDKEHVTPQFYTTNRFKTFNICAPKELEFPELSVTLDTKEDYEIITKIMNYFNDDYFSIEQLVNYVRDNPNLLQINGSIKRKGLS, from the coding sequence ATGAAAATTAATGTATCAATTGAAGCTAGAATGACTTCTTCAAGGCTTCCTAAAAAAGTTTTAAAACCTCTTGGAAATAGCACTGTTTTAGAAGTGATGATAAATAGAGTTTTAAAATGTGAGTTAGTTGATGAAATAATTGTTGCAACTACAACAAATAAAGATGATGATGCTATTATAAAACTTTGTGAAAAAAAAGGTATTAAACATTTTAGAGGAAGTGAAGATAATGTTTTTCAAAGAGTTTTACAAGCACATCAAAAATTTAATACAGATGTAATTGTAGAACTTACGGGAGATTGTCCTTTTATTGATCCTAAACTAATAGATGAAGCAATAAAAATATATTTAGACAACGACTATGAATATGTAAGTAATAGTATAAAAAGTACATTTCCTATAGGAATGGCTATTCAAGTTTATTCTTTAAAATCTTTAGAAAATATTAAAAAATATGGATTAAATAGTATGGATAAAGAGCATGTGACTCCTCAATTTTACACTACAAATAGATTTAAAACTTTTAATATTTGTGCTCCTAAAGAGTTGGAATTTCCAGAGTTGTCAGTAACTTTGGATACAAAAGAAGATTATGAAATAATTACTAAAATAATGAATTATTTTAATGATGACTATTTTTCAATAGAACAGTTAGTTAACTATGTAAGAGATAACCCCAATTTATTACAGATTAATGGAAGTATAAAAAGAAAAGGTCTTAGCTAA
- a CDS encoding pseudaminic acid biosynthesis-associated methylase gives MEKTYQRQTWEDNFGSDYLQRNIYSPEQLDEFYKNRYGYSRTQLNNQFLKDISKDAKILEVGTNIGNQLLHLQNMGFKNLYGIEIQNRAINYAKKRADNLNIIKGDALDIPFKDNFFDVVFTSGVLIHISPKNINFAIDEIYRVSNSYIWGFEYYADEYIDLMYQGNKDLMWKANFMKIYQERKQNLRKIDELKVSYSDDKNLLDQMFLLKK, from the coding sequence ATGGAAAAAACTTATCAAAGACAGACTTGGGAAGATAATTTTGGTTCAGATTATCTTCAAAGAAATATTTATTCACCTGAGCAATTAGATGAGTTTTATAAAAATAGATATGGATACTCAAGAACACAATTAAATAATCAATTTCTAAAAGATATAAGTAAAGATGCTAAGATATTAGAAGTTGGTACAAATATTGGTAATCAACTACTTCATCTACAAAATATGGGTTTTAAAAACTTATATGGAATTGAGATTCAAAATAGAGCAATAAATTATGCTAAAAAAAGAGCTGATAATCTAAATATAATAAAAGGGGATGCTTTAGATATTCCATTTAAAGATAATTTCTTTGATGTAGTATTTACAAGTGGCGTTTTGATACACATTTCACCTAAAAATATAAATTTTGCAATTGATGAAATATATAGAGTATCAAACTCTTATATCTGGGGCTTTGAATATTATGCAGACGAATATATTGATTTGATGTATCAAGGAAATAAAGATTTGATGTGGAAAGCAAATTTTATGAAAATTTATCAAGAAAGAAAACAGAATTTAAGAAAAATTGATGAATTAAAAGTTTCATATAGTGATGATAAAAATTTATTAGATCAAATGTTTTTATTGAAAAAATAG
- the pseI gene encoding pseudaminic acid synthase, with amino-acid sequence MKIGKFDLQKDGTFIIAELSANHNGSLQNAFDTIKAAKEVGANAIKLQTYTADTLTLNSDKEDFVIKGGTLWDDKTLYKLYEEAYTPWQWHKKLFDYARSLDLDIFSSPFDKSAVDFLEQFNPSAYKIASFEITDYDLVEYTAKKGKPIIISTGIATLQEIQDIVDICKSVGNDNIILLKCTSAYPAALEDANLNTIPNMAETFGVEVGFSDHTIGSTAPIMAVTLGAKVIEKHFILDKSIGGPDAQFSMQKDEFKDMVKAIRDSEKLLGKVSYEMTEKKRKNRVFSRSLYVSKDIKKGEEFTLENIRSVRPGHGLHPKYLKQILGQKSKKDYKFADRLEFN; translated from the coding sequence ATGAAAATAGGAAAATTTGATTTACAAAAAGATGGAACATTTATAATTGCAGAGTTAAGTGCAAATCATAATGGTAGTTTACAAAATGCATTTGATACTATAAAAGCTGCAAAAGAAGTTGGGGCAAATGCTATAAAACTTCAAACATATACTGCTGATACTTTAACTTTAAATTCTGATAAAGAGGATTTTGTTATTAAAGGTGGTACTTTGTGGGATGATAAGACTTTATATAAGTTATATGAAGAGGCTTATACTCCTTGGCAATGGCACAAAAAACTATTTGATTATGCAAGAAGTTTAGATTTAGATATTTTCTCTTCACCTTTTGATAAAAGTGCAGTTGATTTTCTTGAACAATTTAATCCAAGCGCTTATAAAATTGCATCATTTGAAATAACAGATTATGATTTGGTTGAATATACGGCAAAAAAAGGTAAGCCAATTATAATTTCAACAGGAATTGCAACATTGCAAGAGATTCAAGATATAGTTGATATTTGTAAAAGTGTAGGAAATGATAATATTATTTTATTAAAATGTACAAGTGCTTATCCTGCTGCTTTAGAAGATGCAAATTTAAATACAATACCAAATATGGCTGAAACTTTTGGAGTAGAAGTTGGTTTTTCTGATCATACTATAGGCTCAACTGCACCAATTATGGCAGTAACTTTAGGTGCAAAAGTTATTGAAAAACACTTTATTTTAGATAAAAGTATAGGTGGGCCAGATGCACAGTTTTCTATGCAAAAAGATGAGTTTAAAGATATGGTAAAAGCTATAAGAGATAGTGAAAAGCTATTAGGTAAAGTAAGCTATGAAATGACAGAAAAGAAAAGAAAAAATCGAGTATTCTCAAGAAGTTTATATGTATCAAAAGATATAAAAAAAGGTGAAGAGTTTACTTTAGAAAATATAAGAAGTGTAAGACCTGGGCATGGACTTCATCCAAAATATTTAAAACAAATATTAGGTCAAAAATCAAAAAAAGATTATAAATTTGCAGATAGATTAGAGTTCAATTAA
- a CDS encoding WbqC family protein: protein MKLAIMQPTFNPWIGYFDLIDYVDEFVFLDTVQLAKRSWQVRNKLKVNNKEYMFSLPIKKEKSRDETILKDVKLSFDNYDFSLKLNSLILRNYKKARYFSELEEKIFNILSYKTEYLCEYNINFIKEISKLLNINTNFSLSSNLKNIQGNKGDLILNICINKSCSEYISALGSKDYLYKYLKKFNMKNIDIVYQYYKHPIYNQVGENFIYQLGILDLLFNEGLESSKEIMLKGRYFIDC from the coding sequence TTGAAATTAGCTATTATGCAACCAACTTTTAATCCGTGGATTGGTTATTTTGATTTAATTGATTATGTTGATGAATTTGTTTTTTTAGATACTGTTCAGTTAGCAAAAAGAAGTTGGCAAGTACGAAACAAATTAAAAGTTAATAATAAAGAATATATGTTTTCTTTACCTATAAAAAAAGAGAAATCAAGAGATGAAACAATTTTAAAAGATGTAAAATTAAGTTTTGATAACTATGATTTTTCTTTAAAATTGAATTCTCTTATTTTACGAAATTATAAAAAAGCAAGATATTTTTCTGAATTAGAAGAAAAGATATTTAATATTTTATCTTATAAAACAGAGTATTTATGTGAATATAATATTAATTTCATAAAAGAAATCTCAAAGCTTTTAAACATAAATACTAATTTTAGTTTATCCTCAAATTTAAAAAATATTCAAGGTAATAAAGGTGATTTAATCTTAAATATTTGTATAAATAAGTCTTGTAGTGAATATATATCAGCATTAGGTTCTAAAGATTATTTATATAAATATTTAAAAAAATTTAATATGAAAAATATAGATATAGTTTATCAATATTATAAACATCCTATTTATAATCAAGTAGGAGAAAACTTTATTTATCAACTTGGAATACTTGATTTATTATTTAATGAAGGATTAGAATCTTCAAAAGAGATAATGTTAAAAGGAAGATATTTTATTGATTGTTGA
- a CDS encoding methyltransferase domain-containing protein, with protein sequence MKIKEIRGLKYPDEYFIKYFFKNSFHQKKGLKFFEFGCSSGNNLMLPYQYEFDIVGVDINEDAIENAKFNFSHTKSSSLYEFYKSDMLTFAKNNKDLQIDVLLLPNVVNYIKKDELIEFFEIMKENKNIKNDADFFIRCREPKDFRFGIGKKIDSSTFKMADDYTITNEASCINKFYTEFELIEMLKKHLDLRDYFLFHNEFQNLQKENTIVFNSDMILWGRIN encoded by the coding sequence ATGAAAATAAAAGAAATAAGAGGTTTGAAATATCCAGATGAGTATTTTATAAAATACTTTTTTAAAAATAGTTTTCATCAAAAAAAAGGATTGAAATTTTTTGAATTTGGATGTTCTAGTGGAAATAATTTAATGCTTCCATATCAATATGAATTTGATATTGTAGGAGTAGATATAAATGAAGATGCAATTGAAAATGCTAAATTTAATTTTAGTCACACTAAATCATCTTCTTTATATGAATTTTATAAAAGTGATATGTTGACTTTTGCAAAGAATAATAAAGATTTACAAATAGATGTTTTGCTTCTTCCCAATGTTGTGAACTACATAAAAAAAGATGAATTGATAGAATTCTTTGAAATAATGAAAGAGAATAAAAATATAAAAAATGATGCAGATTTTTTCATAAGGTGCAGAGAACCAAAAGATTTTAGATTTGGAATTGGAAAAAAAATTGATTCTAGTACATTTAAAATGGCTGATGATTATACAATTACAAATGAAGCTTCATGCATAAATAAATTTTATACAGAATTTGAATTAATAGAAATGTTAAAAAAGCATCTAGATTTAAGAGATTATTTTTTATTTCATAATGAATTTCAAAATCTGCAAAAAGAGAACACAATAGTATTTAATTCTGATATGATATTATGGGGAAGAATAAATTGA
- a CDS encoding formyltransferase family protein — protein MKIAILTSPNQWFIDYAKELAKELSNCELFFDHKKMASNYKIVFILSYHKIIEEEYLKKNEHNIVVHASALPKGKGWSPLFWQVLEGKNDIPFTMFEASCDVDEGSIYMQKILNLDGTELNPLLRHKQAQLVNSMCKEFVSNYEKYNVLTEQIGKESFYKKRTPLNSQLDINKTINEQFNLLRVVDNEEYPAFFYKNDKKYILKIELSE, from the coding sequence ATGAAAATTGCAATATTAACATCTCCTAATCAATGGTTCATTGATTACGCAAAAGAACTAGCAAAAGAGTTAAGTAATTGTGAGTTATTTTTTGATCATAAAAAAATGGCAAGTAATTATAAAATAGTATTTATTTTAAGTTATCATAAGATTATAGAAGAAGAATACTTAAAAAAGAATGAACATAATATAGTGGTACATGCAAGTGCTTTACCTAAAGGTAAAGGTTGGTCTCCTCTTTTTTGGCAAGTTTTAGAGGGTAAAAATGATATACCTTTTACTATGTTTGAAGCTTCTTGTGATGTAGATGAGGGGAGTATCTATATGCAAAAGATACTTAATCTTGATGGAACTGAATTGAATCCTTTATTAAGACATAAACAAGCTCAATTGGTAAATAGTATGTGTAAAGAGTTTGTATCAAATTATGAAAAATATAATGTCTTAACCGAACAAATAGGTAAAGAAAGTTTTTATAAAAAAAGGACACCTTTAAATAGTCAATTAGATATTAATAAAACAATAAATGAGCAGTTTAATTTATTAAGAGTAGTTGATAATGAAGAATATCCTGCATTCTTTTATAAAAATGATAAAAAATATATTTTAAAAATTGAACTAAGTGAATAA
- the pseG gene encoding UDP-2,4-diacetamido-2,4,6-trideoxy-beta-L-altropyranose hydrolase has translation MKRVLIRADASFSIGHGHIMRTFVLAKEYEQKGFEVSFATLNLEGNLNKKILDNKFGLYNLNTKNIQELIYLIKKQNIDILIIDNYEIDYKSEKLIKEKTNVKILCLDDTYEKHYCDVLINHNISANEKKYKNLVPKNCKLKCGAKYTLLRDEFYKYKKKVIKKSNEKIRVFVAIGGTDHSNINIDILKVLELFENLKVYIVTTSANKNLKQLKEYCKNKDFINLYIDTKKIAKLMAKSDFAVVSASVILNEVYFMNLPFIAIKTANNQKEIYKYLNKKKYLTIRSFNKKILREYIEELIRG, from the coding sequence ATGAAAAGAGTTCTTATTCGAGCAGATGCTTCTTTTAGTATAGGTCATGGTCATATAATGAGAACTTTTGTTTTGGCAAAAGAGTATGAACAAAAAGGTTTTGAAGTAAGTTTTGCAACTTTGAACTTAGAAGGTAATCTAAATAAAAAAATTCTTGATAATAAATTTGGTTTATATAATCTAAATACTAAAAATATTCAAGAACTTATCTATTTAATAAAAAAACAAAATATAGATATTTTAATAATTGATAATTATGAGATTGATTATAAAAGTGAAAAATTAATTAAAGAAAAGACAAATGTAAAAATACTATGTCTTGATGATACTTATGAAAAACACTATTGTGATGTTTTAATAAATCATAATATTAGTGCAAATGAAAAAAAATATAAAAATTTAGTTCCAAAAAATTGTAAATTGAAGTGTGGAGCTAAATATACTCTTTTAAGAGATGAATTTTATAAGTATAAAAAAAAAGTAATAAAAAAAAGTAATGAGAAAATAAGAGTTTTTGTAGCAATTGGAGGAACTGATCATAGTAATATAAATATTGATATATTAAAAGTATTAGAGTTGTTTGAAAATCTAAAAGTTTATATAGTTACTACAAGTGCAAATAAAAATTTGAAACAATTAAAAGAATATTGTAAAAATAAAGATTTTATAAATTTATATATAGATACTAAAAAAATTGCGAAACTTATGGCAAAAAGTGATTTTGCAGTAGTTAGTGCAAGTGTTATATTGAATGAAGTATATTTTATGAACTTGCCATTTATAGCAATAAAAACTGCAAATAACCAAAAAGAAATATATAAATATTTAAATAAGAAAAAATATCTTACAATAAGATCTTTTAATAAAAAAATTTTAAGAGAATATATAGAAGAATTAATAAGAGGTTAA